A genomic segment from Acuticoccus sediminis encodes:
- a CDS encoding ATP-binding protein, which translates to MRFTRLDLIRYAAYENKRLTFDPGAALHVVYGPNEAGKSSALAAISDLLFGFSRAKDAPKVDFRHEGKNLRLGAALTSAAGEEIAFRRRRGNKATLLDDTDDEKALNDDALAPWTGGLTREIFTASFGLNSDTLRAGAEDMLQPGGELGSIVMAAASGLIGLSDLRARLDAEADELYAKRASTRALNKAEERFKVAREAERGGELKSSRWRELNQSIDAAEEALAETRRSRQSVLTEEKRIEALRALRGVVAEIDGGAGTLAAFGDLDAVPRGLSASLAEHLAALAEADRRLADARTGAEAARRHHEGITVDEAMLAHAAEVQAVFKDSGAYAQLADDLPTAAADREAEAARIADRARRLGTPPDAVASRQPTDAALERAATSAAALRALDAQREETAKALARGEEALAELDRDRSAAHLVDPQAAKANLAALQPRLDALKGRDRITARLRALERDVDTGAAALSPAPNLAAPGLASLPAVPRLAEQAESLREIERDGRARLERLREQQAKLKGVERRIAEAEAAGPVPSAETVAGARRARDVALAAVGRAATGEEPLGHDAAVSAVATAGRLTSEADALADQALGEASRVNLYLTLKSEAAELGDDIERREADLADLRVQLSAEKEAWRSPFTAIGLEPGRPDEMVEWRRRLDALLEERAEAHGLADELAALAEEEKATAGALAAIAGSIGFALPPLPTDALAARLAERIAELGEAWLAGQQTTRLRVHHETDIERHTARLAGIDAERAAEADRLARAAVDLGLPADATAAEVDATIALWRELPDLIDRRDTAERRHAALLATRERFESAVGHLVATLAPDLADLPPAAACAELADRAGAARSAKERRDAAAEALRAADEALDDLAAQYETAVAAADAAFAGLPEGDRARLVERLGERDRAAADLAACRRRFAEIAPGEDEATVRDALARLDPAAADARRDELAREAARLGEEENVAYATLRERQRERDALSAGQGAEAAAFEKNAAAAEMEGIARNWAVLRIASQLLASAIERQRQRHHAPLIERAGALFATLTNGAYGGLAQRFDETDRMQLYAQRGEEILERSALSDGTRDQLFLALRLAIVEDFASRNEPAPFIGDDIFQTFDDDRTAAGLVALADVGARVQPILFAHHRSVVEIARDRLGERVDVIELA; encoded by the coding sequence ATGCGCTTCACCCGCCTCGACCTCATCCGTTACGCCGCCTACGAGAACAAGCGGCTGACGTTCGACCCGGGCGCGGCGCTCCACGTCGTCTACGGTCCGAACGAGGCCGGCAAGTCCTCGGCGCTCGCCGCGATCTCCGATCTCCTGTTCGGCTTCTCGCGCGCCAAGGACGCGCCGAAGGTCGACTTCCGGCACGAAGGCAAGAACCTGCGCCTCGGCGCCGCGCTGACGAGTGCCGCGGGCGAGGAGATCGCCTTCCGTCGCCGCCGCGGCAACAAGGCGACGCTGCTCGACGACACCGACGACGAGAAGGCGCTCAACGACGACGCCCTGGCGCCCTGGACCGGCGGCCTGACGCGCGAGATCTTCACCGCCTCCTTCGGTCTCAACTCCGACACGCTGCGCGCGGGGGCGGAGGACATGCTGCAGCCGGGCGGCGAGCTCGGCTCCATCGTGATGGCGGCGGCGTCGGGTCTGATCGGCCTGTCGGACCTTCGCGCGAGGCTCGATGCGGAGGCGGACGAACTCTACGCCAAACGCGCCTCGACCCGGGCGCTCAACAAGGCGGAGGAGCGGTTCAAGGTCGCACGCGAGGCGGAGCGGGGAGGGGAGCTGAAGTCGAGCCGCTGGCGCGAGCTCAACCAGTCCATCGACGCCGCGGAGGAGGCGCTCGCCGAGACGCGCCGGTCCCGCCAGTCCGTGCTGACGGAGGAGAAGCGGATCGAGGCCCTGCGCGCGCTGCGCGGCGTGGTCGCCGAGATCGACGGCGGCGCCGGGACGCTCGCCGCGTTCGGCGATCTCGACGCCGTCCCGCGCGGCCTGAGCGCGTCGCTCGCCGAACATCTCGCCGCGCTCGCCGAGGCGGATCGCCGGCTGGCGGACGCGCGCACCGGCGCGGAAGCCGCGCGGCGGCACCACGAGGGGATCACCGTCGACGAGGCGATGCTGGCTCACGCGGCGGAGGTGCAGGCCGTCTTCAAGGACAGCGGCGCCTACGCCCAGCTTGCCGACGACCTGCCCACCGCCGCCGCGGACCGGGAGGCGGAGGCGGCGCGCATCGCCGACCGCGCGCGCCGCCTCGGCACCCCGCCCGACGCGGTCGCGAGCCGCCAGCCGACCGACGCGGCGCTGGAGCGGGCCGCGACGTCGGCCGCCGCGCTCCGCGCGCTCGATGCCCAGCGGGAGGAGACCGCCAAGGCGCTCGCGAGGGGCGAGGAGGCGCTGGCCGAGCTCGACCGCGACCGCTCCGCCGCCCATCTGGTGGACCCGCAGGCGGCCAAGGCGAACCTCGCCGCCCTGCAGCCCCGCCTCGACGCGCTGAAGGGGCGCGACAGGATCACCGCCCGGCTCCGCGCGCTCGAGCGCGACGTCGATACCGGGGCGGCCGCGCTCTCTCCCGCCCCGAACCTCGCCGCGCCGGGGCTGGCGAGCCTGCCCGCCGTGCCCCGCCTTGCCGAGCAGGCCGAGTCGCTGCGCGAGATCGAGCGCGACGGCCGGGCCCGCCTGGAGCGGCTGCGCGAGCAGCAGGCCAAGTTGAAGGGGGTCGAGCGCCGCATCGCCGAGGCGGAGGCCGCCGGCCCCGTGCCGAGCGCCGAGACCGTGGCCGGCGCCCGCCGGGCCCGTGACGTCGCGCTGGCGGCCGTCGGCCGCGCCGCGACCGGCGAGGAGCCGCTCGGGCACGACGCCGCCGTCTCCGCGGTCGCCACCGCCGGGCGCCTCACCAGCGAGGCCGACGCCCTCGCCGACCAGGCGCTCGGCGAGGCCTCCCGGGTGAACCTCTACCTGACGCTGAAGTCCGAGGCCGCCGAGCTTGGCGACGACATCGAGCGGCGGGAGGCCGACCTTGCCGACCTTCGCGTCCAGCTCTCCGCCGAGAAGGAGGCCTGGCGCTCCCCCTTCACCGCGATCGGCCTGGAGCCGGGCCGGCCGGACGAGATGGTCGAGTGGCGCCGCCGGCTCGACGCCCTGCTGGAGGAACGCGCGGAGGCGCACGGCCTCGCCGACGAGCTGGCCGCGCTCGCCGAGGAGGAGAAGGCCACCGCCGGCGCCCTCGCCGCGATCGCCGGGTCCATCGGCTTCGCGCTGCCGCCGCTCCCGACCGACGCCCTCGCCGCCCGGCTGGCCGAGCGGATCGCCGAGCTGGGCGAGGCCTGGCTCGCCGGACAGCAGACGACGCGCCTTCGCGTCCACCACGAGACCGACATCGAGCGCCACACCGCACGCCTCGCCGGGATCGACGCCGAGCGCGCCGCCGAGGCCGACCGCCTCGCGCGCGCCGCGGTGGACCTCGGCCTCCCGGCGGACGCGACCGCCGCCGAGGTCGACGCCACCATCGCCCTCTGGCGCGAGCTGCCGGACCTCATCGACCGGCGCGACACGGCCGAGCGCCGCCATGCCGCGCTCCTCGCCACCCGGGAGCGGTTCGAGAGCGCGGTCGGGCACCTCGTCGCCACGCTGGCACCCGACCTTGCCGACCTCCCGCCCGCCGCCGCCTGCGCCGAGCTCGCCGACCGCGCCGGCGCCGCCCGGTCCGCCAAGGAGCGCCGCGACGCCGCCGCCGAAGCCCTGCGCGCCGCCGATGAGGCGCTGGACGACCTCGCGGCCCAGTACGAGACCGCCGTGGCGGCGGCCGATGCCGCGTTCGCCGGACTTCCGGAGGGCGACCGCGCACGCCTCGTCGAGCGGCTCGGCGAGCGGGACCGCGCCGCGGCCGACCTTGCCGCCTGCCGCCGCCGCTTCGCCGAGATCGCGCCCGGCGAGGACGAGGCCACCGTGCGCGACGCGCTCGCCCGCCTCGACCCCGCCGCCGCCGACGCGCGCCGGGACGAGCTCGCCCGCGAAGCCGCCCGCCTCGGCGAGGAGGAGAACGTCGCCTACGCCACCCTCAGGGAGCGCCAGCGCGAGCGCGACGCCCTCTCCGCCGGGCAGGGCGCCGAGGCGGCCGCCTTCGAGAAGAACGCCGCCGCCGCCGAGATGGAGGGGATCGCCCGCAACTGGGCCGTCCTGCGCATCGCCTCCCAGCTCCTCGCATCGGCGATCGAGCGGCAGCGCCAGCGCCATCACGCCCCGCTGATCGAGCGCGCCGGTGCCCTCTTCGCGACGCTTACCAACGGCGCCTACGGCGGCCTCGCCCAGCGCTTCGACGAGACCGACCGCATGCAGCTCTACGCCCAGCGCGGCGAGGAGATCCTGGAACGCTCGGCGCTCTCGGACGGGACGCGCGACCAGCTCTTCCTCGCGCTGCGCCTCGCCATCGTCGAGGATTTCGCGAGCCGCAACGAGCCGGCGCCGTTCATCGGCGACGACATCTTCCAGACCTTCGACGACGACCGGACCGCGGCCGGCCTCGTCGCGCTGGCCGACGTCGGCGCCAGGGTGCAGCCGATCCTCTTCGCCCACCACCGCAGCGTGGTGGAGATCGCCCGCGACCGGCTCGGCGAACGCGTGGACGTGATCGAACTCGCCTGA
- a CDS encoding lactate racemase domain-containing protein: protein MEVLERLVGDIALPKMVRVRQKFADDHIADVAGAVLQGLRKPEIAGRVTPGMSIAIAVGSRGLADLPILVAATVKGLKEAGAEPFIVPAMGSHGGATAEGQALLLNGLGVTEEAVGAPIRSSMETVSLGKLPNGLPVLMDRHAMEADGIVVLNRVKPHTSFSAPIESGLAKMITIGLGKQEGAASCHAMGFGYMADNVVDMARIKLDKCRILFGIATVENSYDRICRVEVVPAESILDEEPALLKEAKQRLPRIMFNPLDVLVVDRMGKEFSGTGMDPNITGRASTSLVQGSLTTARMVVLDLTAKGGGNATGIGLADVTTRKLFNKIDLVATYANHITSTVLSGAKIPMIMETERLAIMAAVRTCNALDMSKLRMVRIPNTLHIGEIQISESLLGEAKANPAVEILGEPEAMTFDAAGELAEFAAAH, encoded by the coding sequence ATGGAGGTTCTGGAGCGTCTGGTCGGTGACATCGCGCTGCCGAAGATGGTTCGCGTCCGCCAGAAATTCGCGGACGATCATATCGCCGACGTGGCCGGCGCGGTCCTTCAGGGCCTGAGGAAGCCCGAGATCGCCGGGCGCGTCACGCCGGGCATGTCGATCGCCATCGCGGTCGGCAGCCGCGGCCTCGCCGACCTCCCGATCCTCGTCGCCGCCACCGTAAAGGGCCTCAAGGAGGCCGGCGCGGAGCCGTTCATCGTCCCCGCCATGGGCAGTCACGGCGGCGCCACCGCCGAGGGGCAGGCCCTGCTCCTCAACGGCCTCGGCGTCACCGAGGAGGCCGTCGGCGCGCCGATCCGCTCCTCGATGGAGACGGTCTCGCTCGGCAAACTCCCCAACGGCCTGCCGGTCCTCATGGACAGGCACGCGATGGAGGCCGACGGGATCGTCGTCCTCAACCGCGTGAAGCCGCACACCTCGTTCTCCGCGCCGATCGAGAGCGGGCTCGCCAAGATGATCACCATCGGCCTCGGCAAGCAGGAAGGGGCGGCGAGCTGCCACGCCATGGGCTTCGGCTACATGGCCGACAACGTGGTCGACATGGCGAGGATCAAGCTCGACAAGTGCAGGATCCTCTTCGGCATCGCCACCGTCGAGAACAGCTACGACAGGATCTGCCGCGTCGAGGTCGTGCCCGCCGAGTCGATCCTCGACGAGGAGCCGGCCCTCCTGAAGGAAGCCAAGCAGCGGCTGCCGCGGATCATGTTCAACCCGCTCGACGTCCTCGTCGTCGACCGGATGGGCAAGGAATTCTCCGGCACCGGCATGGACCCGAACATCACCGGCCGTGCCTCCACCTCGCTGGTCCAGGGCTCGCTGACCACGGCCCGCATGGTGGTGCTCGACCTGACCGCCAAGGGCGGCGGCAACGCCACCGGCATCGGCCTCGCCGACGTCACCACGCGCAAGCTCTTCAACAAGATCGACCTCGTCGCGACCTACGCCAACCACATCACCTCGACGGTGCTGTCGGGTGCCAAGATCCCGATGATCATGGAGACCGAGCGCCTCGCGATCATGGCGGCGGTCCGCACCTGCAACGCGCTCGACATGAGCAAGCTGCGGATGGTGCGCATCCCGAACACGCTGCACATCGGCGAGATCCAGATCTCCGAATCCCTCCTCGGCGAGGCGAAGGCGAACCCGGCCGTCGAGATCCTCGGGGAACCGGAGGCGATGACATTCGACGCGGCCGGGGAGCTCGCAGAGTTCGCGGCCGCGCACTGA
- a CDS encoding LarC family nickel insertion protein has protein sequence MTPFHVHLDPVGGVAGDMFVAAMLSARPELTERVMADVHAVLPPDAAAMLTEGSSGALSGYRFGLERTSLADRPVSYGAFRTMIGDARLAQGTRLAALDIMERLGWAEAAIHRVPLDDVHFHEIADWDTLMDVVAAGSISAALAATWSIAALPLGGGLVRTAHGLLPVPAPATTMILTGYDWRDDGVPGERVTPTGAAIVAHLTAGAGSGARRGGRLAAMGTGLGTRELEGVPNVLRVTVFETDGPRSERTEMMTFEVDDMTGEEIATAADLLRKVQGVRDIVLVPAFGKKGRPVTRVELQADPAAGDRVRDAVFSQTSTLGVRRQEMRRDILPRAKGLEKGQSVKHAVRPGGVVTTKVEQDELTAETLQARRRAAHEAEQ, from the coding sequence GTGACACCCTTCCACGTCCATCTGGATCCCGTCGGCGGCGTCGCCGGGGACATGTTCGTCGCCGCGATGCTGTCGGCCCGGCCGGAGCTCACCGAGCGCGTGATGGCCGACGTCCACGCGGTCCTGCCGCCCGATGCGGCGGCGATGCTGACCGAGGGCTCGTCCGGCGCGCTGTCGGGCTACCGCTTCGGACTGGAGCGCACGAGCCTTGCCGACCGCCCCGTCAGCTACGGCGCCTTCCGCACGATGATCGGCGATGCCAGGCTCGCGCAGGGCACCCGCCTCGCCGCGCTCGACATCATGGAGCGGCTCGGCTGGGCGGAGGCCGCGATCCACCGCGTCCCCCTCGACGACGTGCATTTCCACGAGATCGCCGACTGGGACACGCTGATGGACGTCGTCGCGGCGGGCTCGATCTCCGCCGCGCTCGCTGCGACCTGGAGCATCGCGGCGTTGCCGCTGGGCGGCGGCCTTGTGCGGACGGCACACGGCCTGCTGCCAGTGCCGGCGCCCGCCACGACGATGATCCTCACCGGCTACGACTGGCGCGACGATGGGGTCCCAGGCGAGCGCGTCACGCCGACGGGCGCCGCGATCGTCGCACACCTCACGGCCGGCGCGGGCAGCGGGGCGCGCCGGGGCGGCCGGCTCGCGGCCATGGGCACCGGCCTCGGCACGCGCGAGCTGGAGGGCGTTCCCAACGTCCTGCGCGTTACGGTGTTCGAGACGGACGGCCCGCGCTCGGAGCGCACCGAGATGATGACCTTCGAGGTCGACGACATGACCGGCGAGGAGATCGCCACGGCCGCCGACCTCCTGCGCAAGGTGCAGGGCGTGCGCGACATCGTCCTCGTCCCCGCGTTCGGAAAGAAGGGCAGGCCGGTGACGCGGGTGGAGCTTCAGGCCGACCCGGCTGCCGGCGATCGGGTCCGCGACGCGGTGTTCTCGCAGACCTCGACCCTCGGGGTGCGGCGCCAGGAGATGCGGCGCGACATCCTCCCGCGCGCCAAGGGGCTAGAGAAGGGGCAGTCGGTGAAGCATGCCGTACGGCCCGGCGGCGTCGTCACCACCAAGGTCGAGCAGGACGAGCTGACGGCGGAGACGCTCCAGGCCCGCCGCCGCGCCGCCCACGAGGCGGAACAGTGA
- a CDS encoding adenine nucleotide alpha hydrolase, translating into MTLVDRDRGETPDAAFDVAGALGRLDRAFGGHQWTIAVSGGVDSMTLATLAHRRLAVRPRMVHATSPAVPSEARGRVERHAGAEGWWLEVIDAGEFADPDYRANPVNRCYFCKSRLYGSIDAVIRAAGGGLVASGTNQDDLGDFRPGLAAAEERGVRHPFVEAGIGKAAIRGLAHAHGLDFADLPAQPCLSSRVETGLAIQPADLAFVDALEQRLRGAAPDGRAIRVRLRHGGVAVETDCGEALWGRLGAIAEAACAGAGRPFLGVERYRMGSAFLKGPL; encoded by the coding sequence GTGACGCTCGTCGACCGGGACCGCGGCGAGACGCCGGACGCGGCGTTCGACGTCGCCGGGGCGCTCGGCCGCCTCGACCGCGCCTTCGGCGGACACCAGTGGACCATCGCGGTGTCCGGCGGTGTCGATTCGATGACGCTCGCGACCCTCGCCCACCGCCGCCTCGCTGTCCGTCCGCGGATGGTCCACGCCACCTCGCCGGCGGTCCCGTCGGAGGCGCGTGGACGCGTCGAGCGGCACGCGGGGGCCGAGGGGTGGTGGCTCGAGGTCATCGACGCCGGCGAGTTCGCCGACCCGGACTACCGCGCCAATCCGGTCAACCGCTGCTATTTCTGCAAGTCCCGCCTCTACGGCTCGATCGATGCGGTGATCCGCGCGGCGGGCGGCGGCCTCGTCGCCTCGGGCACCAATCAGGACGACCTCGGCGACTTCCGGCCCGGCCTCGCCGCGGCCGAGGAGCGCGGGGTGCGCCACCCCTTCGTCGAAGCCGGGATCGGCAAGGCCGCGATCCGCGGGCTCGCCCACGCGCACGGGCTCGACTTCGCCGACCTGCCGGCCCAGCCGTGCCTGTCGAGCCGTGTCGAGACGGGGCTCGCGATCCAGCCCGCGGACCTCGCCTTCGTCGACGCGCTGGAACAGCGACTGCGCGGCGCGGCGCCCGACGGACGCGCGATCCGCGTGCGCCTGCGCCACGGCGGCGTCGCCGTGGAGACGGATTGCGGCGAGGCGCTCTGGGGCCGCCTGGGGGCGATCGCCGAAGCCGCCTGCGCCGGCGCGGGGCGGCCGTTCCTGGGCGTGGAACGCTACCGGATGGGATCCGCCTTCCTGAAGGGCCCGCTTTGA
- the larB gene encoding nickel pincer cofactor biosynthesis protein LarB yields MDWDREARTGLPEAVFCAGKTPAQIDAIFASAVAGGHRLLMTRLDAGRHAALAGETRATLDYDALSATAIHGGVAPARPGRIAIVTGGLADLPAATEALRTLAFCGIDAELVADVGVAGLWRLLERIEEIREADVVIAVAGMEGAIFSVLAGLVAAPIIALPVSVGTGVSAGGRLALESALGSCAPGLVAVNIDNGFGAAQAAIRMLGRTAAGV; encoded by the coding sequence ATGGACTGGGACCGGGAGGCACGTACGGGGCTGCCCGAGGCCGTCTTCTGTGCCGGCAAGACCCCGGCGCAGATCGACGCCATCTTCGCGAGCGCCGTCGCCGGTGGCCACCGCCTCCTCATGACGCGGCTCGACGCCGGGCGCCACGCCGCCCTCGCCGGGGAAACGCGCGCCACACTCGACTACGACGCGCTCTCCGCGACCGCGATCCACGGCGGGGTGGCGCCCGCCCGGCCCGGGCGCATCGCGATCGTCACCGGCGGACTGGCGGACCTCCCCGCCGCCACCGAGGCCCTCAGGACCCTGGCGTTCTGCGGGATCGACGCCGAACTCGTCGCCGACGTGGGCGTCGCCGGCCTCTGGCGGCTGCTCGAGCGCATCGAGGAGATCCGCGAGGCGGATGTCGTCATCGCCGTCGCCGGGATGGAAGGGGCGATCTTCTCCGTCCTCGCCGGCCTCGTCGCCGCACCCATCATCGCGCTTCCCGTCTCCGTCGGCACCGGCGTCAGCGCGGGCGGGCGGCTCGCGCTGGAATCGGCGCTCGGGAGCTGCGCCCCGGGGCTGGTCGCGGTCAACATCGACAACGGCTTCGGCGCCGCACAGGCCGCGATCCGGATGCTGGGGCGAACCGCCGCGGGGGTGTGA
- the fghA gene encoding S-formylglutathione hydrolase, which translates to MEIVSRWTAFGGEQLVCRHTSSATGTPMTLGVFVPPQALETPCPVLTYLSGLTCTHANVMEKGEYRQAAAELGIVVVCPDTSPRGEDVADDEAYDLGQGAGFYVDATEAPWAPHFRMRTYVEEELPALIRANFNVAADRQSIFGHSMGGHGALTVALRNPDRYRSVSAFAPIVAPSQVPWGVKAFSEYLGEDPAAWRRHDAVALIEDGARVPEILVDQGESDSFVITELRPELLVKACEDAGIALTLRMQQGYDHSYYFISTFMAEHIAWHAERLA; encoded by the coding sequence ATGGAGATCGTATCGCGCTGGACCGCCTTCGGTGGCGAACAGCTCGTTTGCAGGCACACATCCTCGGCGACGGGCACGCCGATGACACTCGGCGTATTCGTCCCGCCGCAGGCGCTCGAGACCCCGTGCCCGGTGCTGACCTACCTCTCCGGCCTGACCTGCACCCACGCCAACGTGATGGAAAAGGGCGAGTACCGCCAGGCGGCGGCCGAGCTCGGCATCGTCGTCGTCTGCCCGGACACGAGCCCGCGCGGCGAGGACGTCGCCGACGACGAGGCGTACGACCTCGGCCAGGGCGCCGGCTTCTACGTCGACGCCACCGAGGCCCCCTGGGCGCCGCACTTCAGGATGCGGACGTACGTCGAGGAGGAGCTGCCGGCCCTCATCAGGGCCAACTTCAACGTGGCCGCGGACCGGCAGTCGATCTTCGGCCACTCGATGGGCGGGCACGGCGCGCTGACCGTCGCGCTGCGCAACCCGGACCGCTACCGCAGCGTCTCGGCCTTCGCGCCGATCGTCGCGCCGAGCCAGGTCCCGTGGGGCGTAAAGGCGTTCTCGGAGTATCTCGGCGAGGATCCGGCGGCGTGGCGCCGGCATGACGCGGTGGCGCTGATCGAGGACGGCGCGCGCGTACCGGAGATCCTGGTGGACCAGGGCGAGTCGGACAGCTTCGTCATCACGGAGCTGCGCCCGGAACTCCTCGTCAAGGCGTGCGAGGATGCCGGCATCGCCCTCACCCTGCGCATGCAGCAGGGCTACGACCACTCCTACTACTTCATCTCGACGTTCATGGCCGAGCACATCGCCTGGCACGCCGAGCGCCTCGCCTGA